A window of the Cololabis saira isolate AMF1-May2022 chromosome 19, fColSai1.1, whole genome shotgun sequence genome harbors these coding sequences:
- the nog2 gene encoding noggin-2 codes for MMGLSQTLLVYALMCVHLGVSQHYLRLRPSPSDHLPVPGLKEDPDPEYDPREPDLVERTLRKRLGSNFDPYFMSISSPMLVNLSAPEVQVKLQGAMPNELKNLDLTATPYGKRLKMGKKARRKFLQLLWAYTYCPVVYTWKDLGVRFWPRYMKEGNCFSGSSCSFPQGMSCKPAKSINKVFLRWYCQGFSKPKYCTWIQVQYPIISECKCSC; via the coding sequence ATGATGGGCCTCTCGCAGACGCTGCTGGTGTACGCGCTCATGTGCGTGCACCTGGGGGTTTCCCAGCACTACCTTCGCCTCCGTCCATCACCCAGCGACCACCTCCCCGTCCCCGGCCTGAAGGAGGACCCCGACCCGGAGTACGACCCCCGGGAGCCGGACCTGGTGGAGAGGACTCTGAGGAAAAGACTGGGCAGTAACTTTGACCCCTACTTCATGTCCATCAGCTCGCCCATGCTGGTGAACCTCTCCGCGCCAGAAGTCCAGGTGAAGCTGCAGGGGGCCATGCCCAACGAGCTGAAGAACCTGGACCTCACAGCTACTCCCTATGGAAAGAGGTTAAAAATGGGCAAGAAAGCCCGGAGGAAATTCCTGCAGCTGCTGTGGGCCTACACGTACTGCCCTGTGGTGTACACCTGGAAGGATTTGGGCGTGAGATTCTGGCCCCGTTACATGAAGGAGGGAAACTGTTTCTCCGGGTCATCTTGCTCCTTCCCTCAAGGGATGTCGTGCAAACCCGCCAAGTCAATCAACAAGGTTTTCCTGCGGTGGTATTGTCAAGGCTTTTCCAAACCTAAATACTGTACGTGGATACAAGTGCAGTACCCGATCATCTCAGAGTGCAAGTGCTCGTGCTGA